One window of the Bombus affinis isolate iyBomAffi1 chromosome 10, iyBomAffi1.2, whole genome shotgun sequence genome contains the following:
- the LOC126920917 gene encoding probable citrate synthase 2, mitochondrial — MALFHFSPKRCLEVQKITSTIFLRSLSDASTDLKKVLADKIPKEQERVKAFRKQHGSTKVGEVTVDMMYGGMRGIKGLVWEPSVLDPEEGIRFRGKSIPECQKLLPKAKGGEEPLPEGLFWLLITGDVPTDAQVKAISQEWASRSALPDHVVKALNNFPKSLHPMTQFSAAITLLNSESEYVKAYTGGVHKSKYWETVYEDSMNLIAKLPVVAAAIYRNIYKGGKGLGSVDAGKDWSWNFANMLGYDNPQFIELMRLYLTIHSDHEGGNVSAHTTHLVGSALSDPYLSFAAGMNGLAGPLHGLANQEVLVWLEKLRAQVGDSPSDDKLKEFIWNTLKSGQVVPGYGHAVLRKTDPRYTCQREFALKHLPDDKLFKLVSQVYKVVPPILLETGKVKNPWPNVDAHSGVLLQYYGMKEMNYYTVLFGVSRALGVLASLVWDRALGLPIERPKSLSTDLLMKSVKA; from the exons AAGATAACTTCGACCATATTCTTAAGATCATTGAGCGATGCCTCCACTGATCTGAAAAAGGTTCTGGCTGATAAAATTCCAAAGGAGCAGGAGCGTGTCAAGGCTTTCCGTAAACAACATGGATCCACCAAAGTTGGAGAGGTCACCGTAGATATG ATGTATGGTGGTATGCGTGGAATTAAAGGACTTGTATGGGAACCGTCGGTCCTGGATCCTGAAGAAGGTATTAGATTCCGAGGAAAGTCGATTCCGGAATGTCAGAAGCTTCTACCAAAAGCTAAGGGTGGTGAGGAACCGCTTCCAGAAGGTTTGTTCTGGCTTCTGATTACTGGCGACGTTCCCACGGATGCCCAAGTGAAAGCAATCTCTCAAGAATGGGCCTCCCGAAGCGCATTACCTGATCACGTAGTCAAAGCTCTGAACAACTTCCCCAAGTCGCTTCACCCCATGACTCAATTCTCCGCCGCTATTACCCTTCTAAATAGCGAGAGTGAATACGTGAAAGCGTATACGGGAGGTGTACACAAATCCAAATATTGGGAAACCGTTTACGAAGATTCGATGAATTTGATCGCTAAATTACCCGTAGTGGCTGCCGCGATCTACAGAAATATTTACAAGGGTGGTAAAGGCTTGGGATCTGTCGATGCGGGAAAAGATTGGTCCTGGAATTTCGCGAACATGCTCGGTTACGACAACCCACAATTCATCGAACTTATGCGTTTATACCTCACGATCCACTCTGATCACGAAGGTGGAAATGTATCTGCACATACAACCCACTTGGTAGGTTCGGCATTGTCTGATCCGTATTTGTCATTTGCGGCTGGAATGAACGGCTTGGCTGGTCCTCTTCATGGTCTTGCAAATCAAGAAGTGTTGGTATGGCTAGAAAAGTTGCGCGCTCAAGTTGGAGACAGCCCCAGTGACGATAAGCTGAAGGAATTTATTTGGAACACGTTGAAGAGCGGTCAAGTCGTTCCTGGGTACGGTCATGCCGTACTGAGAAAGACTGATCCTAGATATACCTGCCAGAGAGAATTTGCATTGAAACACTTGCCTGATGACAAACTATTTAAG ctTGTTTCTCAAGTATACAAAGTAGTTCCACCCATTCTTTTGGAAACTGGCAAGGTAAAGAACCCATGGCCAAATGTAGATGCTCATTCGGGAGTTCTACTGCAATACTATGGAATGAAAGAGATGAATTATTACACCGTCCTGTTCGGAGTATCGCGTGCTCTTGGTGTTCTGGCGTCCCTTGTTTGGGATCGGGCTCTTGGTCTTCCCATAGAAAGGCCCAAATCTCTAAGCACTGATCTTCTCATGAAATCCGTCAAAGCCTAA